One genomic region from Acidobacteriota bacterium encodes:
- a CDS encoding YihY/virulence factor BrkB family protein, producing the protein MARKAREDQVLSRSAALSFFTLISLFPVAGLFLYIASRTSLLSGELDRMERVLVEQLVTPSAQGVALEIVSSLRANLGALGSGASGIVALALLLLAGTSLMATVQRNLRFILHAPSRSRASLVKILLLWIGLLVLSAAAGLSFSLFGRLGDPLSGFTRLALPYLVTVSGLFFLYAVLPRAPVGGIPALVASAIAGLLWEAAKVGLSLYAIHVFKGSVVGRLYGSLAFVPIGLLWIYYTWCIVLLGAELAYGLDHRLPAPGLDGGGGAPARGAGSPRAVQ; encoded by the coding sequence GTGGCGCGGAAAGCCCGGGAGGACCAGGTCCTGTCGCGCAGCGCGGCGCTTTCCTTCTTCACGCTCATTAGCCTCTTCCCGGTCGCCGGCCTGTTTCTGTACATCGCGAGCCGCACCTCCCTCCTTTCGGGGGAACTGGACCGGATGGAGAGAGTCCTCGTGGAGCAGCTGGTCACGCCCTCTGCCCAGGGCGTGGCCCTCGAAATCGTCTCGTCCTTGAGGGCCAACCTCGGCGCGCTGGGCAGCGGGGCTTCGGGAATCGTGGCCCTTGCCCTGCTCCTCCTGGCGGGGACCTCGCTGATGGCAACCGTCCAGAGAAACCTGAGGTTCATTCTGCACGCGCCGAGCCGGTCCCGCGCCTCCCTCGTCAAGATACTCCTCCTCTGGATCGGGCTCCTCGTACTCTCCGCCGCCGCCGGACTGTCCTTCTCCCTTTTCGGCCGCCTCGGAGATCCCCTTTCGGGTTTCACGCGCCTCGCCCTGCCCTACCTCGTCACGGTGTCGGGCCTCTTCTTCCTCTACGCCGTACTTCCACGGGCCCCCGTGGGCGGGATACCCGCCCTCGTGGCCTCGGCCATCGCCGGTCTTCTGTGGGAGGCGGCGAAGGTGGGACTCAGCCTCTACGCCATCCACGTCTTCAAGGGCTCGGTGGTGGGGCGGCTTTACGGATCCCTGGCGTTCGTCCCCATCGGCCTTCTATGGATCTACTACACCTGGTGCATCGTCCTGCTGGGGGCCGAACTGGCCTACGGGCTGGACCACCGCCTCCCCGCGCCGGGCCTCGACGGGGGAGGAGGAGCGCCCGCCCGTGGCGCGGGATCGCCGCGAGCCGTACAATAG
- a CDS encoding serine/threonine-protein kinase gives MFLKDQRVGKYRVEKPLGNGGFGAVYLAEDTVIGKMVALKIPHRQNLAEEEIAAEARLMAPLSHPHIVSVLTADRDPETSVFYIVMEYVEGESLAEKLTREARIEEPQALTWAIQITDAVRYAHSRNLLHRDLRPSNVLLTRDGTAKVVDFSISRLLERDPYASTRIGSPPYMAPEHFQGRATFASDVYSIGVMLYEMVTGVLPFFDINPAKIEELVAAGRFTPPNLKNRQVSKAFSDVVARAMARDLSQRYRSADDLLTDLKHLRLSPRKERELKEIRERIAARDAPREAFCFHCRRPLPRRAVQCPFCGQRQ, from the coding sequence ATGTTCCTAAAAGACCAGCGCGTGGGGAAGTACCGGGTAGAAAAGCCCCTGGGAAACGGGGGCTTCGGCGCCGTTTACCTGGCCGAAGACACGGTCATCGGAAAAATGGTCGCCCTCAAGATCCCCCACCGGCAGAACCTGGCCGAGGAGGAGATCGCCGCCGAGGCGCGCCTCATGGCGCCCTTGAGTCATCCCCACATTGTCTCCGTCCTGACGGCGGACCGCGACCCGGAAACCAGCGTCTTTTACATCGTGATGGAGTACGTGGAGGGCGAATCCCTCGCCGAGAAGCTGACCCGCGAGGCCCGCATCGAGGAGCCCCAGGCCCTCACCTGGGCCATCCAGATCACGGATGCCGTCCGCTACGCCCACTCGAGGAACCTCCTCCACCGAGACCTGCGTCCCTCCAACGTTCTCCTCACCCGGGACGGCACGGCCAAGGTGGTGGACTTCTCCATCTCCCGCCTGTTGGAGCGGGATCCCTACGCGTCCACCCGAATCGGGTCTCCGCCGTACATGGCGCCCGAGCACTTCCAGGGACGCGCCACCTTTGCCTCCGACGTCTACTCCATCGGGGTCATGCTCTACGAGATGGTCACCGGCGTCCTGCCCTTTTTCGATATCAACCCGGCGAAGATCGAGGAACTCGTGGCCGCGGGTCGGTTCACGCCGCCTAATCTCAAGAACCGCCAGGTCAGCAAGGCCTTTTCCGATGTCGTGGCGCGGGCCATGGCCAGGGACCTCTCCCAGAGGTACCGTTCCGCGGACGACCTCCTGACGGATCTCAAGCACCTTCGCCTGTCTCCCCGAAAAGAGAGAGAGCTGAAGGAGATCCGCGAGCGGATCGCGGCCCGCGATGCGCCCCGCGAGGCTTTTTGCTTTCACTGCCGGCGGCCCCTCCCCCGCAGGGCCGTCCAGTGCCCCTTTTGCGGTCAGAGGCAGTGA